From a region of the Thiomicrorhabdus sp. genome:
- the luxS gene encoding S-ribosylhomocysteine lyase has translation MPLLDSFTVDHTIMSAPAVRVAKTMTSPSGDTITVFDLRFNKPNEDMMSEKGIHTLEHLFAGFMRNHLNGDGVEIIDISPMGCRTGFYMSLLGSPAEDRVATAWLASMKDVLNVQRMEDIPELNEYQCGTYVMHSLEEAKEIAQSIIDHGIGVNKNADIALSEETLKSLGNEV, from the coding sequence ATGCCACTACTAGACAGTTTTACCGTTGACCACACTATTATGAGTGCACCTGCTGTACGTGTTGCAAAAACCATGACATCGCCTTCTGGAGACACCATTACTGTGTTTGACCTGCGTTTTAACAAACCAAACGAAGATATGATGAGTGAAAAAGGGATCCATACCCTGGAGCATTTATTTGCTGGCTTTATGCGTAATCACTTAAATGGCGATGGTGTAGAAATTATTGATATTTCACCTATGGGTTGTCGTACTGGTTTTTACATGAGCCTATTAGGTTCTCCTGCAGAAGACCGCGTGGCAACTGCCTGGTTAGCCTCCATGAAAGATGTACTGAATGTGCAGCGTATGGAAGATATTCCTGAACTTAACGAATACCAGTGTGGAACTTATGTCATGCACTCGCTAGAAGAAGCCAAAGAGATTGCTCAAAGCATTATTGACCACGGAATTGGCGTTAATAAAAATGCCGATATCGCTCTAAGCGAAGAAACCTTAAAATCGCTTGGTAACGAGGTTTAA
- a CDS encoding alpha-E domain-containing protein — MLSRVAERIYWLARYIERIENTARLTKVHSQLMFDMPKSVKLSWYTLIEITSNDEFFDEHYDAKTEKNCCWAILGDRDNSASLLSSLWWARENVRTTRDSLPREAWIYVNELYLHVLDNQEDFNTRSKRNELLEHVIRSCQAIAGMMDGTMRLNKTFQFLQLGTAIERADMTSRILDVGGFFVAQELEEQEIKQFDSILWANILKSVSAYFMYRQALQMEINGKSVIRFLVNDPDLFRSIRHCVGMMQTQVATLPGSTEVTNAINDLLELIHQKIPFEIGSPVLHDYLDDIQMHLSVLHKEFYRTWFHPPIVLPANQQQTQ; from the coding sequence ATGTTATCACGCGTTGCAGAAAGAATTTATTGGTTAGCACGTTATATAGAACGTATAGAAAACACGGCACGCCTTACAAAAGTGCATTCACAGCTCATGTTTGATATGCCTAAATCAGTCAAGTTGTCTTGGTACACTCTCATCGAAATCACCAGTAACGACGAGTTTTTTGACGAGCATTACGATGCTAAAACAGAAAAAAATTGTTGCTGGGCCATTTTAGGAGATCGAGACAATTCGGCTTCCTTACTCTCTTCACTTTGGTGGGCTAGAGAGAATGTTCGCACTACTCGTGACAGTTTACCTAGAGAAGCTTGGATTTACGTCAATGAACTTTATCTTCATGTATTAGATAACCAAGAAGACTTTAACACTCGTAGTAAACGTAACGAACTATTAGAACACGTTATTCGTTCATGCCAAGCGATTGCAGGAATGATGGACGGCACCATGCGATTAAATAAAACCTTTCAGTTTTTACAATTGGGTACAGCAATTGAACGTGCCGATATGACATCACGTATTTTAGATGTAGGTGGTTTTTTTGTTGCTCAAGAGTTAGAAGAGCAAGAAATCAAACAATTTGACAGCATCTTGTGGGCGAATATATTAAAATCTGTGAGCGCTTATTTTATGTACCGTCAAGCATTACAGATGGAAATCAACGGTAAGTCGGTCATTCGATTCTTAGTCAATGACCCTGATTTATTTCGCTCAATTAGACACTGTGTTGGTATGATGCAGACCCAAGTTGCTACCTTACCGGGTTCAACTGAAGTGACAAATGCAATTAATGATCTACTTGAACTGATTCACCAAAAAATACCGTTTGAAATCGGTTCACCTGTTTTGCATGACTATCTTGATGATATACAAATGCATCTTTCAGTATTGCATAAAGAGTTTTATCGTACATGGTTCCATCCACCCATTGTACTTCCTGCAAACCAACAACAAACTCAGTAA
- a CDS encoding zinc-binding metallopeptidase family protein, translating into MKRFYCQCKQEIFFNNAFCDKCGRDLIYDPKAQTMWSGVLTDHDFITHPNSSTNETAPVVLHPCNNRNSAIHCNWAVSSEHDTQCVSCKTTRYIPDLSIPKNNQRWLTIERAKRQLISSLISLNLPIENYHEKEGGLAFDFLEDQRSNPNVALEHVLTGHSNGVITINAAEADEGFLHVMKEQMGEPYRTILGHFRHEVGHYYWDQLIQTDYQLQVFRELFGDERQDYEKALQHYYNQKKPKFKSSQFITPYASSHPFEDWAETWAHYMHIVDTLETAVSYGLSSYEPKINDFNSWFSEWARVAQIMNALNRSMGLTDAYPFILTQIVRNKLEFIDSLIDGYADFPSNITKPLK; encoded by the coding sequence TTGAAGCGGTTCTACTGTCAATGCAAACAAGAGATATTCTTTAATAATGCATTTTGCGATAAATGTGGTCGTGATTTAATTTACGACCCAAAAGCACAAACTATGTGGAGCGGAGTATTAACTGACCACGACTTTATTACTCATCCCAATTCTAGTACAAATGAAACTGCACCTGTTGTTTTACACCCTTGTAATAACAGAAACTCAGCGATTCATTGCAACTGGGCAGTATCATCTGAACATGATACGCAATGTGTTTCATGCAAAACAACACGTTATATACCAGACTTGTCTATCCCAAAAAACAACCAACGTTGGCTAACCATTGAACGAGCAAAACGCCAACTTATTTCATCCTTAATCAGCTTAAACTTGCCGATCGAAAATTATCATGAAAAAGAGGGTGGCTTAGCCTTTGATTTTTTAGAAGATCAACGTAGCAACCCTAATGTCGCTTTAGAGCATGTTTTAACGGGTCACTCAAATGGCGTAATTACCATAAATGCCGCTGAAGCCGATGAGGGTTTTTTGCATGTAATGAAAGAACAGATGGGCGAACCATACCGTACTATCCTTGGTCATTTCAGGCATGAAGTAGGTCACTATTATTGGGATCAACTGATTCAAACGGACTATCAGTTACAGGTCTTTAGAGAACTGTTTGGTGATGAACGTCAAGATTACGAAAAAGCTTTACAACACTACTATAATCAAAAGAAACCCAAGTTTAAAAGTAGCCAGTTTATAACGCCTTATGCCAGTAGCCACCCTTTTGAAGATTGGGCCGAAACCTGGGCACACTACATGCACATTGTAGACACCCTTGAAACAGCAGTAAGTTATGGATTAAGTAGCTATGAACCTAAAATCAATGACTTTAACAGCTGGTTTTCAGAGTGGGCAAGAGTTGCTCAAATTATGAATGCTCTTAACCGCAGTATGGGATTAACGGACGCTTACCCGTTTATTCTTACCCAAATAGTTCGCAACAAATTAGAATTTATTGACTCACTTATCGATGGTTATGCTGATTTTCCAAGCAACATTACTAAACCCTTAAAATAA